A stretch of the Azorhizobium caulinodans ORS 571 genome encodes the following:
- a CDS encoding DMT family transporter, with the protein MTSQPAPSLRLAAGISALVLGALAMGASVLFVRLADVGPFASAFWRTALALPFLLVWARIETGPRLPVPDRASVLAGLFFAGDLIFWHLAILGTTVANAAVLATTSPIWVALYAFFMLREPFTKPLVAGLLLCIAGTLALIGQSWQFAPEKLAGDAAGLITAMFFASYFLSVRVARRRFGAGLVTFLSTAITSLALLVVALVMEPVLLPHTLQGALAVLALAVVSQVGGQGLMAVGLSVVPPVFGALVFFLEVVSAAALGWLVLGEHLGLLQYCGAALIVLGLVMARPRPGPVPEPGLP; encoded by the coding sequence ATGACGAGCCAGCCTGCGCCGTCCCTGCGCCTCGCCGCCGGCATTTCCGCCCTCGTGCTGGGCGCGCTCGCCATGGGCGCTTCCGTGCTCTTCGTACGCCTTGCCGATGTCGGTCCGTTTGCCAGCGCCTTCTGGCGCACCGCCCTCGCGCTGCCCTTCCTGCTGGTCTGGGCGCGGATCGAGACCGGGCCGCGCCTGCCGGTGCCGGATCGGGCGAGCGTGCTCGCCGGCCTGTTCTTCGCAGGTGACCTCATCTTCTGGCACCTCGCCATTCTCGGCACGACCGTCGCCAATGCGGCGGTCCTGGCCACCACCTCCCCCATCTGGGTGGCGCTCTATGCCTTCTTCATGCTGCGCGAGCCCTTCACGAAGCCGCTGGTGGCGGGGCTCCTCCTGTGCATCGCCGGTACGCTGGCGCTGATCGGCCAGAGCTGGCAGTTCGCGCCGGAGAAGCTGGCGGGCGATGCGGCGGGGCTCATCACCGCCATGTTCTTCGCCTCCTATTTTCTCTCCGTCCGTGTGGCACGGCGGCGGTTCGGGGCGGGGCTCGTGACCTTTCTCTCCACCGCCATCACCAGTCTTGCCCTCCTCGTGGTGGCGCTGGTGATGGAGCCGGTGCTGCTGCCGCATACGCTTCAGGGCGCGCTCGCCGTGCTGGCGCTGGCCGTGGTGAGCCAGGTGGGCGGGCAGGGGCTTATGGCTGTGGGGCTCTCCGTGGTGCCGCCGGTTTTCGGCGCGCTGGTCTTCTTTCTGGAGGTGGTGTCGGCGGCGGCGCTTGGCTGGCTGGTGCTCGGCGAGCATCTCGGCCTGCTGCAATATTGTGGCGCTGCCCTTATCGTGCTCGGGCTGGTGATGGCGCGCCCGCGCCCCGGCCCGGTTCCGGAACCTGGCCTGCCGTGA
- a CDS encoding DUF1036 domain-containing protein, with the protein MIRPFLHHLEYFRAIRMRMRARLPLLLALLGTVGLFSVVLPDPAAADFRLCNRTQSRVGVAIGYKEGENWATEGWWNIAANSCETLLRGDLVARFYYLYAVDYDQGGEWSGKAFMCTRDKEFTIRGVEDCLARGFDRTGFLEVDTKEQKGWTVQLTESNQTGTRPQGAASPAPMPPPAPPARR; encoded by the coding sequence ATGATCCGACCGTTTCTCCACCATCTGGAGTATTTCCGCGCGATCCGGATGCGGATGCGCGCACGCCTTCCGTTGCTGCTGGCGCTGCTAGGCACCGTCGGTCTGTTCAGCGTCGTCCTTCCCGATCCCGCCGCGGCCGACTTCCGCCTCTGCAACCGCACGCAGAGCCGCGTGGGGGTGGCCATCGGCTACAAGGAAGGGGAGAACTGGGCCACGGAAGGCTGGTGGAACATCGCCGCCAACAGCTGCGAGACGCTGCTGCGCGGGGATCTCGTTGCGCGCTTCTATTATCTCTATGCCGTCGATTACGACCAAGGCGGCGAGTGGTCCGGCAAGGCCTTCATGTGCACCCGCGACAAGGAATTCACCATCCGCGGGGTGGAGGACTGCCTCGCGCGCGGCTTCGACCGCACCGGCTTCCTTGAGGTGGATACCAAGGAGCAGAAGGGCTGGACGGTGCAGCTCACCGAGAGCAACCAGACCGGCACCCGCCCGCAGGGGGCGGCCTCACCCGCGCCCATGCCGCCGCCGGCACCTCCGGCGCGCCGCTGA